One stretch of Nocardioides perillae DNA includes these proteins:
- a CDS encoding NAD-dependent epimerase/dehydratase family protein has protein sequence MRVLVTGAAGSIGRTVVPALLDAGHEVVALDRVPPPAGGDLPWHAVDCADPDAVAAVFAEEALDAVLHLAGHPDEASLPDSLASHVHTTAALLDAMVEHRVTRLVYASSNHAVGRTPRPDDGVVTADALPRPDTYYGVGKVAAEALMRLFADRHGLDVVACRIGSFLERPTTTRQLATWLSPDDCVRMVLAALTAPAPGFAVLYGISANTRAWWDLAPGRALGYDPRDDAEAHAAEVAARPEDAAETAVVGGPFAGPAFYRPALDRA, from the coding sequence GTGCGGGTCCTGGTCACCGGCGCCGCCGGGAGCATCGGCCGCACGGTCGTCCCCGCCCTCCTCGACGCGGGCCACGAGGTGGTCGCGCTCGACCGGGTGCCGCCGCCCGCGGGCGGCGACCTGCCGTGGCACGCCGTCGACTGCGCCGACCCCGACGCCGTGGCGGCCGTCTTCGCCGAGGAGGCGCTCGACGCCGTGCTGCACCTGGCCGGGCACCCCGACGAGGCGAGCCTGCCGGACTCGCTGGCCTCCCACGTGCACACCACGGCCGCGCTGCTCGACGCGATGGTGGAGCACCGGGTGACCCGCCTGGTCTACGCCTCCTCCAACCACGCCGTGGGTCGCACGCCGCGGCCCGACGACGGCGTCGTGACCGCTGACGCCCTGCCCCGCCCCGACACCTACTACGGGGTGGGCAAGGTGGCGGCGGAGGCCCTCATGCGGCTCTTCGCCGACCGCCACGGGCTCGACGTCGTCGCCTGCCGCATCGGCTCCTTCCTCGAGCGGCCCACCACGACGCGGCAGCTGGCCACCTGGCTCTCGCCCGACGACTGCGTGCGGATGGTGCTCGCCGCCCTCACCGCCCCGGCCCCCGGCTTCGCCGTGCTCTACGGCATCTCGGCCAACACCCGCGCGTGGTGGGACCTCGCGCCCGGGCGGGCCCTCGGCTACGACCCTCGAGACGACGCCGAGGCGCACGCCGCCGAGGTCGCCGCCCGACCGGAGGACGCGGCCGAGACCGCGGTCGTCGGTGGTCCGTTCGCCGGACCGGCGTTCTACCGTCCGGCCCTCGACCGGGCCTGA
- a CDS encoding NAD(P)H-quinone dehydrogenase produces the protein MNKVVIVGGGPGGYEAALVAAQLGAEVTVVDRDGLGGSAVLTDCVPSKTLIATAEVMTEVQGSYELGVVSSDHQGDAATSVRVDLSRVNARVKQLAADQSADIHRRLDRDGVRLVRGLGRLDGPERVVVTAADGGEETLTADAVLVATGASPRTLPTAQPDGERILTWEQLYDLTEVPGHLIVVGSGVTGAEFASAYLALGVEVTLVSSRDRVLPGEDVDASRVLEEVSKRRGMNVLSRSRMESVTRDGDTVTVRLTDGRSVEGTHCILALGSVPNTDGLGLEEAGVALKEGGFVGVDRVSRTTARGVYAAGDCTGVLMLASVAAMQGRIAMWHFLGDTVHPLDLKKVSSNVFTAPEIATVGWTQQAVDAGEVEAEVVQLPLGTNPRAKMQGVHDGFVKLICRPGTGIVVGGIVVGPRASELIHPVAIAVAESLTADQLAQVFTVYPSMSGSIAEAARRLHRVG, from the coding sequence GTGAACAAGGTCGTCATCGTCGGCGGCGGTCCTGGTGGCTACGAGGCGGCCCTCGTGGCCGCCCAGCTCGGTGCCGAGGTGACCGTGGTCGACCGCGACGGCCTCGGCGGCTCCGCGGTCCTCACCGACTGCGTGCCCAGCAAGACCCTCATCGCCACCGCCGAGGTCATGACCGAGGTGCAGGGCTCCTACGAGCTCGGCGTGGTCTCCTCCGACCACCAGGGCGACGCGGCCACCTCCGTGCGCGTCGACCTGTCGCGGGTCAACGCCCGGGTGAAGCAGCTCGCCGCCGACCAGTCGGCCGACATCCACCGCCGCCTCGACCGCGACGGCGTGCGCCTGGTCCGCGGACTGGGGCGCCTCGACGGGCCCGAGCGCGTCGTGGTCACCGCGGCCGACGGGGGCGAGGAGACGCTCACGGCCGACGCCGTGCTGGTCGCGACGGGCGCCTCGCCGCGCACGCTGCCCACCGCGCAGCCCGACGGCGAGCGCATCCTCACCTGGGAGCAGCTCTACGACCTCACCGAGGTGCCCGGCCACCTCATCGTGGTGGGCTCCGGCGTCACCGGCGCCGAGTTCGCCTCCGCCTACCTCGCGCTCGGCGTCGAGGTGACCCTGGTCAGCTCGCGCGACCGGGTCCTGCCCGGCGAGGACGTCGACGCCTCGCGCGTGCTCGAGGAGGTCTCGAAGCGCCGGGGCATGAACGTGCTGTCGAGGTCGCGGATGGAGTCGGTCACCCGCGACGGCGACACCGTGACGGTGCGCCTCACCGACGGCCGCAGCGTCGAGGGCACCCACTGCATCCTCGCGCTCGGGTCGGTGCCCAACACCGACGGCCTCGGCCTCGAGGAGGCCGGGGTGGCGCTGAAGGAGGGCGGCTTCGTCGGCGTGGACCGGGTGTCCCGCACGACGGCCCGGGGCGTCTACGCCGCGGGCGACTGCACCGGCGTCCTCATGCTCGCCTCGGTCGCGGCCATGCAGGGCCGCATCGCGATGTGGCACTTCCTCGGCGACACCGTGCACCCGCTGGACCTCAAGAAGGTCTCCTCCAACGTGTTCACCGCCCCCGAGATCGCCACGGTCGGCTGGACCCAGCAGGCCGTCGACGCCGGCGAGGTGGAGGCCGAGGTCGTGCAGCTGCCGCTCGGCACCAACCCGCGCGCCAAGATGCAGGGGGTGCACGACGGCTTCGTGAAGCTGATCTGCCGCCCCGGCACCGGCATCGTGGTCGGCGGCATCGTGGTGGGCCCGCGGGCCTCGGAGCTGATCCACCCGGTCGCGATCGCGGTCGCGGAGTCGCTCACCGCCGACCAGCTGGCGCAGGTCTTCACGGTCTACCCCTCGATGAGCGGGTCGATCGCCGAGGCGGCCCGCCGCCTGCACCGGGTGGGCTAG
- a CDS encoding aldo/keto reductase, whose amino-acid sequence MSEQPSPTLPPVPTRTLGTGDAALDVSALGLGCMGMSEFYGTPDEEGGLATIRRALDLGVTFLDTADMYGPFTNERLVGRAVAGRRDEVQLATKFGNERAEDGTRLGINGRPEYVRTACDASLQRLGVDHLDLYYQHRVDKTVPIEETVGAMAELVAAGKVRHLGLSEASAETVRRAHAVHPITALQSEWSLFTRDLEDTVLPVLVELGIGLVPYSPLGRGLLTGAIRGDAGLAVEADSRRTAYFPRFHGEALEANLVLVDRVAALAEQRGCTPGQLALAWVLAQGRRHGLGVAPIPGTKRVRYLEENVASLAVELDDADLDALEAAVPVGAVAGARYGDMSSIDA is encoded by the coding sequence ATGAGCGAGCAGCCCTCCCCCACCCTGCCCCCCGTCCCGACCCGCACCCTCGGCACCGGCGACGCCGCCCTCGACGTCTCGGCGCTCGGGCTGGGCTGCATGGGGATGTCGGAGTTCTACGGCACGCCCGACGAGGAGGGCGGGCTGGCCACGATCCGCCGGGCGCTCGACCTGGGCGTCACGTTCCTCGACACCGCCGACATGTACGGCCCGTTCACCAACGAGCGGCTGGTCGGCCGGGCGGTCGCCGGGCGGCGTGACGAGGTGCAGCTGGCCACGAAGTTCGGCAACGAGCGCGCCGAGGACGGCACGCGCCTGGGCATCAACGGCCGCCCGGAGTACGTCCGCACCGCCTGCGACGCCTCGCTGCAGCGGCTCGGCGTGGACCACCTCGACCTCTACTACCAGCACCGCGTCGACAAGACGGTGCCGATCGAGGAGACCGTGGGCGCCATGGCCGAGCTGGTCGCCGCGGGCAAGGTGCGCCACCTCGGGCTCTCCGAGGCCTCGGCCGAGACGGTCCGCCGCGCCCACGCCGTCCACCCCATCACCGCGCTGCAGTCGGAGTGGTCGCTCTTCACGCGCGACCTCGAGGACACCGTGCTCCCGGTGCTGGTCGAGCTCGGCATCGGTCTGGTGCCCTACTCGCCGCTCGGGCGCGGTCTGCTCACCGGCGCGATCCGGGGTGACGCGGGCCTGGCGGTGGAGGCCGACTCGCGGCGCACGGCGTACTTCCCGCGCTTCCACGGCGAGGCGCTCGAGGCCAACCTGGTGCTGGTCGACCGGGTCGCCGCCCTCGCCGAGCAGCGCGGCTGCACCCCGGGCCAGCTCGCCCTGGCGTGGGTGCTGGCGCAGGGCCGCCGCCACGGGCTCGGCGTCGCGCCGATCCCCGGGACGAAGCGCGTGCGCTACCTCGAGGAGAACGTCGCGAGCCTCGCCGTCGAGCTCGACGACGCCGACCTCGACGCCCTCGAGGCGGCGGTGCCGGTCGGTGCCGTGGCGGGGGCGCGCTACGGCGACATGTCGTCGATCGACGCCTGA
- a CDS encoding phospho-sugar mutase, translating into MSSDRPTDQPTAQPADLLAQARAWLAEDPDPATRAELEQVVAAVEAGDVAARADLADRFDGTLDFGTAGLRGRLGAGPNRMNRVVVLRAAAGLAAHLRDGGAGAGARVVIGYDARHGSETFARDTARVVTGAGLQALLLPRPLPTPVLAYAVRELGAAAGVMVTASHNPPEDNGYKVYLGDGSQIVPPADAEIAARIAAVGPLDALPLGPEGTVLDESLLDRYLDTVAELAADGPRDLSVVYTPLHGVGGTAVAQVLESAGFAAPAVVAQQEEPDPDFPTVAFPNPEEPGAMDLALALAAERGADLVVANDPDADRCAVAVPGPQGWRVLRGDEVGVLLAAHLLRRGAQGTYACSIVSSTLLAKVAAAAGQPHAETLTGFKWIARVEGLAFGYEEALGYCVDPEHVKDKDGVSALLLVCELAAEAKAAGRTLQDLLDDLAREHGLHATDQLSVRVTDLGLITAAMARLRAQPPTVLGGLDVVGVDDLAEGSADLPPTEGLRYRLDDGARVVVRPSGTEPKVKCYLEVVVPVDPDGGDGAVDAARIHAAGRLDALKRDVREAAGL; encoded by the coding sequence ATGTCCTCCGACCGGCCCACCGACCAGCCGACCGCCCAGCCCGCGGACCTGCTCGCCCAGGCCCGTGCCTGGCTGGCGGAGGACCCCGACCCGGCGACCCGCGCCGAGCTGGAGCAGGTGGTCGCGGCGGTCGAGGCCGGCGACGTGGCGGCCCGGGCCGACCTGGCCGACCGGTTCGACGGCACGCTCGATTTCGGCACCGCCGGGCTGCGGGGCCGCCTCGGGGCCGGCCCGAACCGGATGAACCGCGTGGTCGTGCTGCGCGCGGCGGCCGGGCTCGCGGCGCACCTCCGCGACGGCGGGGCAGGCGCGGGCGCCCGGGTGGTGATCGGCTACGACGCGCGGCACGGCAGCGAGACCTTCGCCCGCGACACGGCGCGCGTGGTGACCGGGGCGGGCCTGCAGGCGCTGCTGCTGCCGCGCCCGCTGCCGACGCCGGTGCTGGCGTACGCCGTGCGCGAGCTGGGTGCGGCGGCCGGCGTGATGGTGACCGCGAGCCACAACCCGCCGGAGGACAACGGCTACAAGGTCTACCTCGGCGACGGCAGCCAGATCGTGCCGCCCGCCGACGCGGAGATCGCCGCGCGGATCGCCGCGGTCGGGCCCCTCGACGCGCTGCCGCTGGGTCCTGAGGGCACCGTGCTCGACGAGTCGCTGCTCGACCGCTACCTCGACACCGTCGCGGAGCTCGCCGCCGACGGACCACGCGACCTGTCGGTGGTCTACACGCCGCTGCACGGCGTGGGCGGCACGGCCGTCGCGCAGGTGCTCGAGAGCGCCGGCTTCGCTGCGCCCGCGGTCGTGGCGCAGCAGGAGGAGCCGGACCCCGACTTCCCCACCGTCGCCTTCCCGAACCCCGAGGAGCCCGGGGCGATGGACCTCGCGCTGGCCCTGGCCGCCGAGCGCGGCGCGGACCTGGTCGTGGCCAACGACCCGGACGCCGACCGCTGCGCGGTCGCGGTGCCGGGGCCGCAGGGGTGGCGGGTGCTGCGCGGCGACGAGGTGGGCGTGCTGCTGGCGGCCCACCTGCTGCGCCGGGGCGCGCAGGGCACCTACGCCTGCTCGATCGTCTCCTCCACGCTGCTGGCCAAGGTGGCGGCCGCGGCCGGGCAGCCGCACGCCGAGACGCTGACCGGCTTCAAGTGGATCGCGCGCGTCGAGGGCCTCGCGTTCGGCTACGAGGAGGCGCTGGGCTACTGCGTCGACCCGGAGCACGTGAAGGACAAGGACGGCGTCTCGGCGCTGCTGCTGGTCTGCGAGCTCGCCGCCGAGGCGAAGGCCGCCGGCCGCACGCTGCAGGACCTGCTCGACGACCTGGCCCGCGAGCACGGGCTGCACGCCACCGACCAGCTCTCGGTGCGGGTCACCGACCTCGGGCTGATCACCGCGGCGATGGCGCGCCTGCGCGCGCAGCCGCCGACCGTGCTGGGCGGGCTCGACGTGGTCGGCGTCGACGACCTGGCGGAGGGGTCGGCCGACCTGCCACCCACCGAGGGCCTGCGCTACCGCCTCGACGACGGCGCGCGGGTGGTCGTGCGCCCGAGCGGCACCGAGCCGAAGGTGAAGTGCTACCTCGAGGTGGTCGTGCCGGTCGACCCCGACGGCGGCGACGGGGCCGTCGACGCCGCTCGCATCCACGCCGCGGGGCGCCTCGACGCGCTGAAGCGCGATGTGCGCGAGGCGGCCGGGCTGTGA
- a CDS encoding purine-nucleoside phosphorylase: MTAHHSPTPYDDARAAAERLAELTGVAQHDVALVLGSGWLPAVDALGEATAESTVEIATTDLPGFPPAAVAGHSGRIRSVQAGEKRLLVFLSRTHYYEGHGVDRVVHGVRTAAAAGCRTIVLTNGCGGLRETWSPGTPVLISDHVNLTGRSPIVGANFVDLTDLYSRRLRALCREVEPDLDEAVYVQFPGPHYETPAEIAMVRAIGGELVGMSTTLEAIAAREAGMEVLGISLVTNLAAGITGEPLDHAEVLEAGRAAASRMGALLGAVVPRI, from the coding sequence GTGACCGCACACCACAGCCCCACGCCGTACGACGACGCCCGCGCCGCAGCCGAGCGGCTGGCCGAGCTGACGGGCGTGGCGCAGCACGACGTCGCGCTCGTGCTGGGCTCCGGCTGGCTGCCCGCGGTCGACGCGCTGGGTGAGGCCACGGCCGAGTCCACCGTGGAGATCGCGACCACCGACCTGCCCGGCTTCCCACCCGCGGCGGTCGCCGGTCACAGCGGGCGCATCCGCAGCGTGCAGGCGGGCGAGAAGCGGCTGCTGGTGTTCCTCAGCCGCACCCACTACTACGAGGGCCACGGCGTGGACCGGGTGGTGCACGGCGTGCGCACGGCGGCCGCGGCGGGGTGCCGCACGATCGTGCTGACCAACGGCTGCGGCGGCCTGCGCGAGACCTGGTCACCCGGCACGCCGGTGCTCATCAGCGACCACGTCAACCTCACCGGCCGCTCCCCGATCGTCGGGGCGAACTTCGTCGACCTGACCGACCTCTACTCGCGCCGGCTGCGCGCGCTGTGCCGCGAGGTCGAGCCCGACCTCGACGAGGCCGTCTACGTGCAGTTCCCGGGCCCGCACTACGAGACGCCGGCGGAGATCGCGATGGTGCGCGCGATCGGCGGCGAGCTGGTCGGCATGAGCACGACCCTCGAGGCGATCGCCGCCCGCGAGGCGGGCATGGAGGTGCTCGGCATCAGCCTGGTCACCAACCTCGCCGCCGGCATCACCGGTGAGCCGCTGGACCACGCTGAGGTGCTGGAGGCCGGCCGGGCCGCGGCCTCCCGGATGGGCGCGCTGCTCGGCGCCGTCGTGCCGAGGATCTGA
- the lpdA gene encoding dihydrolipoyl dehydrogenase has protein sequence MTTHFDVLVLGAGPGGYVAAIRASQLGLKAAVVEDKYWGGVCLNVGCIPSKALLRNAELAHVLQHEKDKFGIVGDATMEFGATHARSRQVSAGIVKGVHYLMKKNKVTEIDGWGTLTGGKDGKQGIDVKGADGQVTSYTCDNLIIAAGAQTRLIPGTQLSERVVTYEEQILDSELPGSIVIAGSGAIGVEFAYVMKNFGVDVTIVEFLDRMVPTEDADVSKELLKHYKKLGVKVMLSTKVESIEDTGDKVKVTVSKDGRTEVLETDKVMQAIGFAPRLEGYGLEATGVELTDRGAIAVDEYGRTNVDGVYAIGDVTGKMMLAHVAEAMGIVAAEVIAGAETMPVEFDFVPRATYCQPQIGSFGYSEQQARDKGYDVVTATFPFSANGKAQGLGEAVGFVKVVADKQHKELLGAHMIGPDVTEQLPVLTLAQKWDLTADEVARNVFAHPTLSEAVKEAVHGIAGHMINL, from the coding sequence GTGACCACGCACTTCGACGTCCTCGTCCTCGGCGCCGGACCCGGCGGCTACGTCGCCGCGATCCGCGCCTCGCAGCTCGGCCTGAAGGCGGCCGTGGTGGAGGACAAGTACTGGGGCGGGGTCTGCCTCAACGTCGGCTGCATCCCCTCGAAGGCGCTGCTGCGCAACGCCGAGCTCGCCCACGTGCTGCAGCACGAGAAGGACAAGTTCGGCATCGTGGGCGACGCGACGATGGAGTTCGGCGCGACGCACGCCCGCAGCCGCCAGGTGAGCGCCGGCATCGTCAAGGGCGTCCACTACCTGATGAAGAAGAACAAGGTCACCGAGATCGACGGGTGGGGCACCCTGACCGGGGGCAAGGACGGCAAGCAGGGCATCGACGTCAAGGGCGCCGACGGCCAGGTCACGTCCTACACCTGCGACAACCTGATCATCGCCGCGGGCGCGCAGACCCGGCTGATCCCCGGCACCCAGCTCTCCGAGCGCGTGGTGACCTACGAGGAGCAGATCCTCGACAGCGAGCTGCCCGGCTCGATCGTCATCGCCGGCTCCGGCGCCATCGGTGTCGAGTTCGCCTACGTGATGAAGAACTTCGGCGTCGACGTGACGATCGTGGAGTTCCTCGACCGGATGGTGCCCACCGAGGACGCCGACGTCTCGAAGGAGCTGCTCAAGCACTACAAGAAGCTCGGCGTGAAGGTGATGCTCTCGACGAAGGTCGAGTCCATCGAGGACACCGGCGACAAGGTCAAGGTCACCGTCAGCAAGGACGGCCGGACCGAGGTGCTCGAGACCGACAAGGTCATGCAGGCCATCGGCTTCGCGCCCCGCCTGGAGGGCTACGGCCTCGAGGCCACCGGCGTCGAGCTCACCGACCGCGGCGCGATCGCGGTCGACGAGTACGGCCGCACCAACGTCGACGGTGTCTACGCGATCGGCGACGTCACCGGCAAGATGATGCTGGCCCACGTCGCCGAGGCGATGGGCATCGTGGCGGCCGAGGTCATCGCCGGCGCCGAGACGATGCCGGTCGAGTTCGACTTCGTCCCGCGCGCGACCTACTGCCAGCCCCAGATCGGCTCCTTCGGCTACTCCGAGCAGCAGGCCAGGGACAAGGGCTACGACGTGGTCACCGCGACCTTCCCGTTCTCGGCCAACGGCAAGGCCCAGGGCCTCGGCGAGGCCGTCGGCTTCGTCAAGGTCGTGGCCGACAAGCAGCACAAGGAGCTGCTCGGCGCGCACATGATCGGCCCCGACGTCACCGAGCAGCTGCCCGTGCTGACGCTGGCGCAGAAGTGGGACCTGACGGCCGACGAGGTGGCGCGCAACGTCTTCGCCCACCCGACGCTGTCGGAGGCCGTGAAGGAAGCGGTGCACGGCATCGCCGGCCACATGATCAACCTCTGA
- a CDS encoding YnfA family protein has translation MTGSTADVLRSVLLFGLAAVLEIGGAWLVWQGLREHRGLLWVGAGAVALGLYGLVATLQPSAEFGRVLAAYGGVFVAGSLLWGVLVDGFRPDRFDLAGAAVCLLGVAVIMYAPRGA, from the coding sequence GTGACCGGGTCGACCGCCGACGTGCTCCGCTCGGTCCTGCTCTTCGGGCTCGCGGCCGTGCTCGAGATCGGCGGCGCCTGGCTGGTCTGGCAGGGCCTGCGCGAGCACCGCGGGCTCCTGTGGGTCGGCGCCGGCGCCGTCGCACTGGGGCTCTACGGCCTGGTCGCCACGCTCCAGCCGAGCGCGGAGTTCGGCCGCGTCCTCGCGGCGTACGGCGGGGTGTTCGTCGCCGGCTCGCTGCTGTGGGGCGTGCTCGTCGACGGCTTCCGCCCCGACCGCTTCGACCTCGCCGGCGCCGCCGTCTGCCTCCTCGGCGTCGCGGTGATCATGTACGCCCCGCGCGGCGCCTGA
- a CDS encoding VOC family protein, whose product MTAPTPYLCLPGTARAALEFYADVFGGEAVVHDLAEFGRTDGPPEAVAHGYVEGGPVTVFASDAVGDDGAFRSDGLMLALLGTADSATLHRWFDALAEGGRVVDALQQRPWGASDGQVVDRFGLHWLVGYEPA is encoded by the coding sequence GTGACCGCACCCACGCCGTACCTCTGCCTCCCCGGGACCGCCCGCGCGGCCCTCGAGTTCTACGCGGACGTGTTCGGGGGTGAGGCGGTGGTGCACGACCTGGCGGAGTTCGGCCGCACCGACGGCCCGCCCGAGGCGGTCGCCCATGGCTACGTGGAGGGCGGTCCGGTCACGGTGTTCGCCTCCGACGCGGTCGGCGACGACGGGGCGTTCCGCAGCGACGGGCTGATGCTCGCACTCCTCGGCACGGCCGACTCAGCCACCCTGCACCGCTGGTTCGACGCGCTCGCCGAGGGCGGGCGCGTGGTCGACGCGCTGCAGCAGCGGCCCTGGGGCGCGAGCGACGGGCAGGTCGTGGACCGCTTCGGGCTGCACTGGCTCGTCGGCTACGAGCCCGCCTGA